The Coregonus clupeaformis isolate EN_2021a unplaced genomic scaffold, ASM2061545v1 scaf2710, whole genome shotgun sequence genome includes the window CTGAGAACATTTGGTTCTTGCTGGATTGCTAACTTGAACACCCCTTTGCAGTATCGACTTTCTTCCTACGTGAAGTGCCTAGAGCTAAGTGAAGTTTCTAGTGCTTGTTCCTCAAATATGCCAAATATAGGCCACAATGATCTGACCTTGTACCATCTGATAGCTGATGACTGACTGACCATTTGACAAGACAAATTCTTACCACATATTGACATTCACATGAAAGGACACTGTGCACATTGTCTTCAGAGGTCAGGTCAGGGATCACATCTGGGCTTGCAAGGTCACAATGCTGCAAGGCTTGACAGCCGAAGGGACCCAAAACCTATGGATAAAAATATATATCAAGTACACATTTCATAAATGGTGTTTGGTTTTGAGAGGGATGTGAACACATGGTGGGGTATCCCAATGTTCGCCTAATGTTCCCTTCAGCCCTACTGTATCAAATCAGGAAGTATTATGACTTTTACAATGTGTGGAATGGACAGCTGGAGAGCCCAGTTGCATGGCCGGACTACTACATCTGGGGCCCAGGGGCATCTACCTCCAGGGTGCCCCCCCACACggaaataatattattattattattattattttgtggaAAACTTCtaacttcctgcaattctacacattttgcgatGGTGCAGAGATAAAACTGTTCCGTTTtatagctaatttcctgcaattctacacattttgccatggcttatgacaTGCTCATATGCAATCTGGGGGTGGGGCCCCAACCGACATGTTCATATCATATCCAATCAAATGTTTGGTAATCCGGCCCTGCCCAGTTGTGGCGTGGAGCTGACACACGTCATACTAACACACTGCTACTGTAACACACTGCCACTGTAACACACTGCCTCTGTTCTGTTTTCTCCTCCCAACAGAGATCTGAGCATTAACAACCTCACCCTACTGCCCAACGGGGCCTTCTCCAACCTATACGTCCTTCAAGAGCTGTGAGCACTAGTTTAGTACGGCACCCTTCTTCAAACAATGGGACTGATTATACCTGCTATTGCTCTTACATTAGTTTTGATACTGAATTCACCCCAACTCTGGTGGTTACCAATCTGTTTGACTAAGGGCCCCAAACAGTCTGCAATGAAGCCCCAAGTAAAAACCCCAGGAATAGCGTCTGATCAGTGCTGACTGTTCAAAACCCCCTCTAGTCTACATGTACTATTAGCCAGCCAGTAAATACGGGGTAAAGAAAACTCTGCTCCAAGCCAGGAGagacaaacacaacacagaaagaTCAATGTGGCTCAATAGATGAAGTAACAGAATGGGCCAGGAGCCAGAAGCACTAAATAAGTTACAATTAGACTCCTTTCTCTTTACTTTCCCCTCTATGAAACAGCCAGTGTAGCCTTTTGTGTGTCAGTATCAACAGGCTCAGGTTTCAGTTTATGATGCCTGCTGTACTAATGAAATGGACTGACTGGGATTGAATTAGTGGACGTTGAGAGATTCATATTGAACGGTCATTTCGCATGGGTAAAACTAGACATGATATTAAGTGTGTATGTTCTTCCCTGCAGCAGGCTAGCAAGAAACTGCCTGACCGACATCCCTGAAGGGGCTTTCTCTGGCCTCTTCAATCTCAAAGTACTGTAAGTAATACATTACTAACTGATACATGATCCATTTCTGAAAACCTGCATCTTTGTGAATTTGTCCCTTCTGTCTCTCTGAATAGAATGCTCCAAAACAATCATCTATGGCAAGTTCCTGGTGATGCCCTTCAGAACCTACAGTCTGTGAGTACATCTGATACCTCGTCACACCCTTCATACTAGGGTtgagtattttacaaatgttccatcccgaggagaataaatcacttttctcccgggtaaccccgtatttcccgccaaaaccggaagtgtcattcaaaagcgtATAAAGCaaataaatacagtgcattcggaaagtattcagaccccttcccttttcccacattttgttacgttacagccttattctaaaattgagctcaggtgcatcctgtttccattgatcatccttgagatgtttctacaacttcattggagtccacctgtggtaaattcaattgattggacatgatttggaaaggctaaCACCTgggtatataaggtcccacagttgacagtgcatgtcagagcaaaaaccaagcaatgaggttgaaggaattgttcgtagagctccgagacaggattgtgtcgaggcacagatctggggaagggtaccaaaaaatgtctgcagcattgaaggtcctaggtcagggaggtgacaaagaatcCAATGGTCAcgctgaaagagctccagagttcctctgtggagatgggagaaccttccataaggacaaccatctctgcagcactccaccaatcatgccttaatggtagagtggccagacagaagctggagtttgccaaaaggcacctaaagaaagactctcagaccatgagaaacaagattctttggtgtgatgaaaccaagattgaactctttggcctgaatgccaaatgtcacgtctggaggaaacctggcaccatccctacggtgaagcatggtggtggcagcatcatgctgtggggatgtttttcagtggcaggtactgggagactagtcaggattgaggtaaagatgaacggagcagagagatccttgatgaaaacctgctccagagtgctcaggacctcagactggggcgaaggttcaccttccaacaggacaacgaccctaagcacacagccaagacaatgcaggagtggcttcgggacaagtctctgaatgtccttgagtggcccagacagagcctggacttgaacccgatcaaacatctctggagactcctgaaaatagctgtgcagcgacgcttcccatccaacctgacagagcttgagaggatctgcagagaagaatgggagaaactccccaaatacaggtgtgccaagcttgtagcgtcatacccaagaagacttgaggctgtaatcgctgtcaaaggtgcttcaacaaagtactgagtaaagggtctgaatacttatgtaaatgtgatatcagttttttaatatacatttgcaaacatttctataaacctgtttttgctttgtcattatggggtcttgtgtgtagattgatgagaaaaaatatatatttcatccattttagaataaggctgtaacgtaacaaaatgtggaagaattcaaggggtctgaatactttccaaatgcactgtaggcaGGTAagtatgtctggatttgattagagctttgatcaaaaATTCcagcctgatgctacctgagcctgatgagccatacattaaatatactacacatacaaaagtatgtggacaccccttcaaattagtggattcggctatttcagtcacacctgttgctgacaggtgtatgaaatcgagcacaccgccatgcaatctcaatagacaaacattggcagtagaatggccttactgaagatctCACTGTAACtgtaatgtaatctcaactgcaatccaggttgTTTGGTTGTGCTCTCATTACATTGTTGTataaatatctgacattgtattcccattttaaCTTTCATGTACTTTTAAATGATTGAAAGCGCAGTAATAACACATTGAGATGACAACgtaaccaaaaatcagacattgtttttaaATTACATGGAGTCATTACATGGAGCCCTGAGGCATCCCTAAACATGTTTACCTGATCCACTGTCCTCCACATCTCAATCAGGCACTTGTTTGCTAAAATGCTCTGGCTTGAGTAAACAGTCATTCATGTTGTTTAGACGTAATAATCTGAAGTTCAcatgttagacagacagacagacagacaggggacagCCACATGCGAACTGCCTGCTTGTGATGGTGCCAGGAACATTGTCAGACAGCTACAGTATGTCCCTGCAGCCAATGTCAACACCAGAAATTACTACCATGCACCCAAATAATGGACAGACCTCCCTGATCGAGGATGTCTCCATGGAATAAAAATACCGGTGTGGAGATACTGTTGAATATTCTAAATGAATTGAAGCACAAGGTctacatttattttgtgttttcCAAGCAAATGTGTATTCTACCTTGCAATATAAATGTTTAAATTCATTTACTTGACATACCAGCTCCATGTCAAACCATTTATTAGTGGTAGAAgattttttgtatttgtatttctttagggggtagatcagctttaatattgcagatagattcaggcttctatcaatgtaactgtctgcatcatttccaatcccccatatattgcATTCATTTGTTTGTGAAATGAATCTAAATGAACAGATGAGAATTCTTAAAAATGCCCTTTGAATGTAATTGAGTACTGTATTTTCCTAAATGTATTTAAGGAATTTCTGACTGTATGGGacactctctgcatctctctccctctgccaggCGTTTGGATGCCAACCACATTACCCGTGTGCCTGTGGGTTCCTTTAGGGGCCTGGCATCCTTGCGCCACCTTTGGCTGGATGATAATGCCCTCACAGAGGTGCCCGTCCATGCCCTGGCCAGCCTGCCCACCCTGCAGGCAGTGATGCTGGCCCTTAACAGTATCACCCACATCCCAAACCAGGCCTTCACCAACCTCACCAGCCTGGTGGTCCTGTGAGTAGCACTGTTGGATTGACCAGTTGTTATACGATTCTGTTTTTTGTTTAAGGGCCAGCCTCACTCTCTCGGTCTTTACATTTTCATTGTTttctaacgtctctctctcttttgctcctaCTACATGCACAAATGCATACCCACTTCCTTTCTACCACTGCATAGAACCCTGCGAGACTTTGTTGGGTCTTTGCACTTTTTGGACATCTTTCCTCACATCTCTTCGTAGGCATCTCCATAACAACCAGATCCAGTTGTTGGGGGAGAGGTGTTTTGATGGGCTGCTCAGCCTGGAGACTCACTTCTACGTTTTtgatagcctgggtgccagtcccTCTCTGCTTCAGCCAACGTATCATTGTTGAATTCAGAAACACTCAGATAGCCAGGCTATGGATATTGCTTTTCAGAACTCGGAACTCTGAATGTTCCTTTACAAGACATCTATACGGTTATCCCAAAGTGAGCCACCACTGCAGTTCAAACAGTCTGGACGACGTGCTCATCTGGTGCATCTTAGTGTGTGGCTGCAtgatgcagcactctaccaattaCCCTCAATCTAGGCTGCACATGTTTCCTGAGTGTTTGCAGGGTAATACCCAAACAACCTCCAGGCTACCAGTACTTTATACTACTACAACTTACAACCCCCATTATTCTACTGaccagagaaaagagagagtcATGTTGTTAGATAATGCAGTAGTCCACAAGTTACTGTAAAAAGATACACACTAACTAATGTTGTACATGTTTATGTGCATTATATTTACAGTACTTACTACTGTatttgggagacccatggggcggcgcacaattggcccagcgtcgtccagggtaggggagggaatggccggcagggatctagctcagttggtagagcatggcatttgcaacgccagggttgtgggttcaattccagtataaaaaatgtaaaatgtatgcactcacgaactgtaagtcgctctggataagagcgtctgctaaatgactaaaaatgtaaatgtaaatgtatttagaaTGCAGGGGATTTAAATGCATCTGGCTAAGAGCTGAGATTTAGCTAGATATGCCCATAATTGAAGCCCTATATCACAGAACCACTTGCGGTCTGTTTTGAGCACTCATGCACGCATGAGATGTGATGTAGGAGTCAACTGCAAGacgaaataaataaatactgttcCACCGACACATCCTGATGTAGTATTTCTGCAGAATATTGAATATAATGTATATTAGCCCCAGACTGCTATATTGTTGCACTATTTAGATATTTTTGGCTCTCTCCATACATCACTGTTTGACCATGTCCTCACATGATTCCAGGAAGCCCCTTTGTACTGTTATGACTCGTCTGTAAATCATGTTCAGCAGTACAATAGCCCCCTGCTCAGGAAGGAACAGGTTGTGAACTACTGTAAATCTTCCTCAGCCTGGGGGCCTCTGAGCCTGGGAGCCAATCAATCCCTGGCAGTTCTCAGAAAATTCCTATAGGTTCCCAGGAATCTAGTATTGACAAACAGAGACAGAGCAAGGGTCTGAAACATTACTTTACCTCACTGCAGCCATGAACTCTTGACAGGAAAGTAGAATGAGGGGGAGTTCCTGTATCTGTGCAGTAATAATTAATGTATTTTTTGTTCAACCCTCAGAGATTTGAACTACAACAACCTGGCCATGTTTCCCATGGCCATCAGAGCCCTCCCCAATCTCAAAGAGCTGTGAATCCCATCACACCACAAATCAATGCCTTTAGCGCACACAAAAAATCATATGTAAAGAATAGCATGTTTCAGTTGTACTAAATCTTCAATATTTGCCCCTAGGAGTTTCAATAGCAACAAAATCAGATGCATGCCTTCGTGGGAAACCCTTCCTCGTCACAATGTAGGTGCACTTGCATCATCGTCCTGATGCACAACATTAAACAATAAAATGACAAATTAAAACATCTCTTTCATAACTGCAGGGATCTCTGCCATAACCTGATTCAGCAGCTTCCCAGCTTCAGTGCTtgcagaaaaatccagaaaatgtgaGTGGCTTGTTACCATTTGTGTTCCCTACTCCTCAACCCAGCTATAAATACTGTATAATCCAGGTGACAGTTGAAACCGTTGTGATGTCTTTGTATTTAGTGACCTCCATCACAACCATATCCATGAGGCTCTAGCAGACACCTTCCTAGAGCTGACTAAACTCAGAACCTATGAGTAACCTGGGccactttctatttcctttccaTACACACTTATACTCATATTTAATTGAAATATAGTATCTTCTCTTTATCAGTGATTCTCAATCCATTCCTCCAGCGACCTCAGCTCCAACCTGCTGTCCTCCGTCTCCATGGAGAGCCTGGAGGGCCTCACACACCTGAGACTGGCTGgtaacacactgagacacacactgcttGCCCAGAGGCTTCCTCAACTCAGGTAGGAGAAAGTTAAACTGGGGGTGGTTACAGCGGTTTACAGCATGTATAAAAGGTGCAGCGAAATGTTTGTGCTAGCTCCCTCAACAATGCAGTACAATAATCAATAAGAACAATAAAAAGAGTGAAGACAAATAAAACAAGTAGTAGAATTATTAGAATTAGGTAGtatgcatagtaataatggactgtattaaCACTGTATTTACAAATAAAAGTGAGTAGTGGAACCAATAGTATACAGTGCCttaaaaaagtattcacacccctttattttttccacattttgttgcatcactggcctacacacaataccccataatgtcaaagtgtaatgaTGTTTTTAGAgattattaaaaatgaaaagctgaaatgtcttgagtcgatacgttttcaacccctttgttatggcaagcctaaataagttcaggagtaaaacatttgcttaacacgtcacataagttgcatggactcactctgtgtgcaataatagtgtttaatatgatttttgaatgactacctcatctctgtacccccacacatacaattatctgtaaggtccctcagtcgagtagtgcatttcaaacacagattcaaccacaaagaccagggaggttttccaatgcctctcaaagaaaggcacctattcatagatgggttaaaaaaaaaaaaaaaaaagcagacattgaatatccctttgaacgtggtgaagttattaattaaactttggatggtgtatcaatacacccagtcactacaaagatacaggcctcCTACCTAACTGAGTTGCTGGAGAGAAAGGAAACCAcctagggatttcaccatgaggccaatggtgactttaaaacagttacagagtttaatggctgtgatgggagaaaactgaggatggatcaacaacattgtagttactaaatgacagagtgaaaagaagaaagcctgtacagaataaacatattccaaaacatgcatcttgtttgcaacaaggcaccaaagtaaaactgcaaaaaatgtggcaaagaaatgaactttatgtcctgaatacaaacattatgtttgaggcaaatgttttatttattttcttttcttttagcagacgctcttatccagagcgacttacagttagtgagtgcatacattttcatactgccgccccgtgggaaacgaacccataaccctggcgttgcaagcgccatgctctaccaactgagctacacagggccctaGACGGGGCCctacaaatccaacacaacacatcagagtactctccatattttcaagcattctggtggctgcatcatgttgtgggtatgcttgtcatcggcaaggactagggagttttttggggaTAAAAATAAACCGAATAGAGTGAAGCAaaggcaaagtcctagaggaaaccctggttcagtctgctttccaacaga containing:
- the LOC121564186 gene encoding leucine-rich repeat-containing G-protein coupled receptor 5-like, with protein sequence MLLHVDCVDLGLAELPLNLSVFTAYLDLSINNLTLLPNGAFSNLYVLQELRLARNCLTDIPEGAFSGLFNLKVLMLQNNHLWQVPGDALQNLQSAFGCQPHYPCACGFL